The region GAAGGACAGGCCTGGCTTGACCGGGAGGCCATGCAAAAACGCTGGGGCAAAGTAAAATTCCTGGAATACTACTATAAAATCAGGTGGGCGGTGGCAAGCACCGAGGGGCAGGTTATTATCTACCGCAGTCGGCTCATCTTCCCGGCCTTTCACGCCGCCTGCGGCGGCCATACCGAAAACGCCGAAGAAGTATGGGTAGCCGCTGCCCCCTACCTTAAAGGGGTGCCTTGCGCTTACTGCCGGGACTACCCGGTTGTAAGCCAGGCTGCCTTCACCCTGGCGGAACTGGATCAAAAACTTAACACCAACCTGTCGGTGCTGCCGGCAGCCACCCTGCCAGGCCAAGCCATGGCCGTCACAGCGCAAACCTCCACCGGCCGCCCCAAAGAAATCCGCCTGGGCAGCAAAACCTACCCGGCCACCCTGCTGCGGGAAATGCTGCAACTGCGTTCCACCAACCTTACCTGGCAGGCGGCGGGAGATAAAATTACCTTTACCACCCGGGGCTACGGCCATGGCGTCGGCCTCTGCCAGAACGGCGCCAAAGGCATGGCCCGGCAGGGCAAAAGCTATCAGGAAATCCTCAAGCACTATTACAGCGGCGTTGAAATTACCACCCTCAAATAAATACCCGGGCTTGCCGCCGGCACCCCGCCGTTACGCCCGGCGGCATGTATAATCAGCTTCCCTTTTGGCCATACTCTAACTAAACAACCACAACAAAAGGGAGGAATAACAGCATGTGGCCCTTCGACAACAACTTGCGCAACCGGCTGCGCAACCAGGATCTTGTTAACAAATACCGCCAGTGGCTGAAAAAGTGGTTTTTCAAAGGGAACAAAGTAAATCCCTTTACCCTGCTGGGCGTTATGCTGGCCGCCTTCTTAATCGGCGGCGGCATCTATGCCTGGCAGGCCGGCCCGGCCCGGCCGGTTGTCCAACCGCCCACGCCGGTTAACCAGGTAATTAACCAGGACAACGGCACTGCGGCCGGCCGCAGCACGCCGCCGGCCGCAGCGCCCGCCGGCCCGGCTGCCGGTCAGCCGGCCGCAACGCCGCCCGCCCCGAGCGAACCGGCCGTTAACCCGGCCGACATGGTAAAGCCAGTACTGGGACATGCCCTTACCGGCGTGGGCATGAACTACTCAGAAGTCTACCGGGATTACCGCTACCATACCGGTGTAGCCCTGGCCGCCGACCCGGGCAGTGAAGTAAAAGCCGCCCTGCCGGGTACGGTAACCCTGGTGGTGAGCGGCGACAACAACACTAAAACCGTCACCGTCAACCACGGCAACGGCTGGCAGACTGCCTACAGCGGCCTGGCCGAGGTGCGGGTAAAGGCCGGCCAGCAATTGGCGCCCAACCAGGTGATCGGCACCCTGGGCCGCCACAGCCAGGCCAACGGCCTGCGGGAAAACCACCTGTACTTTAAGGTTACCTGCAACGGCCGGCCGGTAGACCCCAATATTTACTGGAAATAAATAATAGCTTGTCATTGCTCATCCATATGGCCAAATAACGGCCATTTTCTTTTTGTTTTGTGACATTTCTCCTACCCCCCCGCATATATTTAAGTAACAGCAAGCTCGGCGAAAAACAACTCACCAATGCATATAGACATACACTCTCTCACTTCTAACTTTACAATCTAACTTCAAACCTCTCACATCTCACTTCTCAAACAGGAGGTAGGGAAATGCAGGACTACATCCAAAAACGGGTGCTGGACATCTGTGCCTACATCCTGGAAACCCGGGCCACCGTCCGCAAAGCCGCCCAGGTGTTCCAGGTCAGCAAAAGCACTGTGCACAAAGACATGACCGAACGGCTCCCGTCCCTGAATAAACACCTGGCCCAGGAAATCAAAGCCATCCTGGATGAAAACAAAGCCGAACGCCACCTGCGGGGCGGCGAAGCCACCCGCCGCAAGTATAAAGAAATTGGCTAGGCCGGCTGCAAAATTTTGCAGCTAAAGAGGAATTTTAGCAGGAAAGAGAGAATCCTACCACTTTAGGACAATCTGCCATTCCTGTTATTTCTTTTCTCAGACCGGTGTACAACCCACCGAACGGCGGACAAGCCCGTCGCAGCGGCGGCCCGCAGCACCGGCCCGGCCGCACACAGGAAGCGAAAAATCCATGCCCGTAACCTGCAGCCCGTACCTGCAGCAAGCAACCCTACCGCATGATACATATAAGCTAGGAGGAACAGCCAATGTTTGGATTAAGCAGCGACATCGGCATCGACCTGGGTACCGCCAGCGTGTTAGTTTACGTCAAAGGCAAAGGCATTGTTTTGCGGGAGCCCTCGGTGGTGGCCATAAACAAAGACACCGGCCGCATTATTGCCGTCGGCGAAGAAGCCCGCCGCATGCTGGGCCGCACCCCCGGCAACATCGTGGCCACCCGGCCCTTGCGGGAAGGCGTCATTGCCGACTACGACGTTACCGAAAAAATGCTCCGCTACTTCATTATTAAAGCCGTTGGCAAAAGCTGGTTTTTCCGCCCCCGGGTGATGGTGTGCATCCCCTCCGGCGTCACCGGCGTGGAGGAACGGGCGGTGCGCCAGGCCGCCATCTCCGCCGGCGCCCGCAGCGCCCACCTCATCGAAGAACCCCTGGCCGCCGCATTGGGGGCCGGCATCGACATCTCGGAACCCAGCGGCTCCATGGTGGTGGACATCGGCGGCGGCACCTCGGATGTGGCGGTGCTTTCCCTGGGGGGCATCGTCTGCAGCCGCTCCATCCGGGTGGGCGGCGATAAGTTTGACGAAGCCATTGTGCGCTATATCAGAAAAGAATTCAGCCTGATGATCGGCGAGCGCACCGGCGAAGAAATTAAAGTGGAAATTGCCACCGCCTTCCCCCAGAAAACCCCCGAGCGGGTTACCCAAATCCGGGGCCGCGACCTTGTCACCGGCCTGCCCAAAGCGGTTACCGTCAGCAGCCACCAAATTTACCACGCCATTGCCGAACCCCTGGAAGCGGTGGTGGGAGCGGTAAAAGAAGTGCTGGAAATGACCCCGCCGGAACTGGCCGCCGATATCGTCAACAAAGGCATCGTCATGACCGGCGGCGGCTCCCTGCTGCACGGCCTAGACCGGCTGCTGTCTGAAGAAACCGGCCTGCCGGTTTATGTGGCGGATGACGCCATCTCCTGCGTGGCCCAGGGCACCGGCAAAGCCCTGGCCATGATGAACGTTTTGCCCAAGCCCAAGAGCAGTAAGCTGTTTAAAAAAGTGGTGGGCTGACCGCCCGCCGGTTTCCGGATACCTGTTAAAATACACCCAGCATATAAAAGGAGGTTTCCGGCATGCATGTTAAAAAAACCTGGCTCCTCTTGCTGATCCTGCTGTGCCTGGCCACGCCCGCCCTGGCTGCCACCCCGGTGGAGGTAAACGGCCACACCGCCCTGCTGGATACCGTCAGCCAGCAAGGCCGCCTGCTCATGCCCCTGCGGGCCACCTCAGAATTACTGGGGGCCAAGGTTACCTACCTGGCGGATGCCAACACCGCCTACATCGAAAAGCAGGGCACCGTGCTGCAAATCCGCTTTGGCGACGCCATGGCCTGGCTCAACGGCAAAATTGTTTCCACCGGCGTACCGCCCCTGGTGCAGCAGGGCAAAGCCTACCTGCCCCTGCGCTTTATCGCCGAATGTTTGAACTACCAGGTAACCTACGCCGGCGGCAAAGTCAGCCTGCAGCCGTTGCCCCTGGCCAAAATCCACTTTATCGACGTGGGCACCGGCGATGCCATCCTGATTCAGTTGCTAAACGACCAGAACATCCTCATTGATGCTGGCCCCACCAAAGGCGGCGGCGGCACGGTGACCGCCTACCTGCGCCAACAGGGCGTCAAGCAAATAACCCTGCTGGTGGCTACCACCCCCCGGGATGAGCATATGGGCGGCCTGGCCGCCGTGCTGCGCAGCTTCCCGGTTAAGCAGGCCATTGACAGCGGCGGTGCCAGCCACGAGAGTTTTTACACTTCATTTAAAGAAGAACTGGCCAAGCGGGGCGTGCCCCTGGCTGGCGCCGACGGCCAGGTTTACGAACTGTCCGGCGTTACCTTTACGGTGCACAGCCGCCAGGCCGATTTGTTCAGGCAATCAGCCGCCGCCCGTTCCCTGGTTGCTTCATTAAAGGTGGGCGGCCAGACCTTCCTGTTCATGTCCGACCGCACCGGCCAGAACGAGCTGGCCGAGGTGCCGCCCGGCCCGGTCACCCTGCTCAAGGCGGCCGACCACGGCAGCATTAACTCCTCCAGCCAGGAGCTGCTGCAAAAAACCCGGCCCCGGGCAGTGGTGGTAACCACTGATTACACACAGCCCGGCTACCCCCACGGGCCGGTGCTGCAGCGCATCCAACAATCCGGCGCCGCCCTTTATACCAGCGGCAGCCATGGCCATATTGTGGTGGCCACCGACGGCCAAACCTACCGGGTAACCACCCAGCAGCCGGGGCCGGCCTTAATACCGGATGAGCTGACGCATGGCCTGCACCTGCCCGGCAATGCCGAGTACGGCAAATACCTGGGCGACCGCCGCAGCGGACTCTACCACCACCCCAACTGCGAGGAGGCCAAAGCCATTCCGGAGCAGTACCGGGCCTGGTTTACCGATAAACTGCACGCCCAACTGAACGGCTACCGGCCGGACGACCTGTGCAACCCGGATTAAAAAATTTTTGCAAAAACCGGGAACCTTCCCGGCAACCCCGGCGTCTAAACCAATGAAAGCACAAAGGGCAGCCCCTTAAGGGTGCCGTCCTTAAAGCAAATAACCTAAAAAATATACAGGAGGGAACACAATTGAAGAAGACCAGAAAAGTAGTTTCTACTTTAGTGGCCATGTCTCTGGTTGGCGGTATCTTGCTGCCGGCTGCCGGCCCTGCCTTTGCTTACTCCAAGAACAGCGTAAGCAAGGTTATTAGCATCCAAAACGACAACGAGTACCATCAAATTGGCAATATCACCATCCGTGAAGACAAAGACTACAACAACGACTTCCAACCCGGCGATGTCTTCGTACTGACTCTGCCCAGTGGCGTTGAGTTTGACAGAGACAGCGAAATCAATGCTATTTGGAAAAATGATACCGAAAATGGTACAGTAGACATCCGTTATATTACCGATTCTAAAATCGAAGTAACCATGCCTAGCACTGTTGAAGACGGCAAAAACGACCAAATCATTCTGCAAAACGTTCGCATTAAAGCCAAAAGCTCTGTAAACGGCGACATTAAGATTAAAATTGACGGCAAAGACTCTGCCGTTACCAGCCAGGAATTGCTGATTGCCCGCGCTTTTGACGGCGATGCTGTTGTTACTGTAGATGAAGTAGAAACCATCGGCGAAAGCGGCAAAGGCGGTACCATTACTATTGAGGAAGCTGCTGTTGGCTCCATGAATGATGACAACGAGCAAGAAATTACCATTAAGCTGCCCAGCAAGTTTGATTGGGACGAAGCTGAAATGGTAGATAATGCTGACGAAAACATTAAGTTCCTGGGTGGCTTTGATGGTATTAATCCCACCAATGTTTCCATTGAAGGCCGCACTTTAAAAATTAAGTTTGACAGTGCCGACCGCGGCAGAGATGACCTCCGTGGTTACATTGAAATCGATCCTTATATCGTTGCTGATAATGATGCTAAGTACGGTGACGTAGAAGTTACTGTAGACGGCGACAATGTTGATTCCACTGATGTAGTAATTGCTAAGTATGCTGACTTTGGTGTAGAAGCATCTGTGAAGAAAGTTGAAGAATTTATTGCTGGCCGCATGGATGAAGAAACCGAAGAAATCACCCTTGAAGAAAACGTGAAAAACACCTTAGTGGCTGGTCGCAAGCTGACTCTGACCCTGCCCACCTGGGTAAAAGTAACCGAAGTTAACTTCACCAAAGGCGATGATTACGTTGAAGTTAGCGAAATTGATGACAACGAAGTTACTCTTAAAGTAACCAACGAAGAGCTGGATGACACCAAGGAAATCAAGTTCAAACTTACCATGTCCATTGAAGCCAACAAGTCTGGCGATATTGAAATGGCAATTGGCGGCAAAGCCGGTGCCGAAGGCAAACTGGTAGTAGCTAAAGCCGTAGCTCCTGTTACCATCGAAGCTGCAAAATCTCCTGTTAAAGTCGGCGTTAAGAGCCAGGCTATTGGTGATATTGTTATTACCGAAACTAAAGCCGGTGCTATTGCCGATGAAAATGATTACGATGACAGCGATGGCAAAACCGAACTGCGTGTTAAACTGACCGACGGTGTTGAGTGGAATGATTACAAAGTAGAAGTTATCGAAGGCAACCTGGAGCTGGATGATGACAACATTGATACCGCAGACGGCGATGATTCAGTACTGATTATTCCGATCAAGAACGAATCCAGCAAGGCTTCCAAGATTAAGATTTCTGGCATCACTGTCGACCTTACCCGGAACATTCCCGAAGGTGAAGTAAAAGCAGAAGTTAAAGGTTCTGCTATCGTTCACAACGATAAAGCAATGATTGGTTACGATGAAGATGGTGGCGACAGCAGCTTAGACAAAGGTGAATTTAACACCTCAACCGCTGCCAAGGCTGTTGCCGCTGTGGTAGTAACTCCCGCTCCCGAAGCTGGCACTGCTATGTTTGAAATTGGCTCCAGCATCTACACCGCTGGTGGCGTAACCAAAGTTATGGATGCTGCTCCTTACATCAAGAACGGCCGCACCTACGTACCCGTACGCTACCTGGCTTATGCCCTGGGCGTAAGTGAAAACGATGTTGCTTACGAAAACGGCGTAGTTACCCTGAAGAAGGGCAACGACACCATCAAGCTGACCATCGGCAGCACCACCCTGCTGAAAAACGATGCAGCTACCACCATGGATGTAGCTCCGGAAGTAACCAACGGCCGCACCATGCTGCCTGCCCGCTTCGTAGCTGAAGCCCTGGGTGCCAACGTGGGCTATGCTAACGGCAAAGTAGTTATCTCCTACTAATTGCCTGCTAACCAAACAACTAACAAACCAGCATAAAACAAAGCCCGGGCCCTGGCGCCCGGGCTTTGCCCCTAAGCAAAGGAGGCCTTTACAGTGCAAACAAGACTTATTGCCCTCCTAGCCGGCCTGGCGCTGCTCTGCTGCCAGGCACTGCCCGCCCTGGCCGCCGTACCGGAACGGCCTGCCTTAAGCCTGCAGCAGGCCCTGCAACAGGCCCTGGCCAACAGCCCGGCTGTCAGCAATACCGCCATGGAGTTGGAAAAGGCCGACATCACCCGGGACGACTTGCAGTGGAACTTGAACGGCGTCAGGTACGGCTACAACATACCGGAAGAGACCGAACGGTCGGTTTATAAAGCCTACTTCAGCGCCGATTTAAACTACCGCCTTACCGAAAAAAAGCTGGAAAACGAGAAAAAGCAGCTAAAAATTGACGTGCATAAAGCCTATAACGATGTCTTGCTGGCTGAACAGCAGCTGGCGGTGGCCAAGCAAAACCTGGCTGTGGTGCTGCAGCGGCACTCCCACACCTACGCCCGTTACCAGGTAGGCATGGCCACCCAGGCCGATATCCTCAAGGCCGATGCCGACTTAAAGGCTGCTCAGGCCGGCCTGGAAGAAAAAACCAACAACCTGAGCAAAGCCTACAGCGCCCTGAACAAACTAATGGGCCGGCCCCAGGATGAACGCCCCCTGCTTACCGACACCATTGGCTTCCAGCCGGTCGGGCAGTTGGATGTAGATACAACCGTGCTGAAGGCGGTGAACAATTCCTACGAAGTATGGTCTGTCGCCGAGGCAGCCAAAACCTATCAGTACCTTAAATATTACGAAAAATATTACGACATTGGCGACTACAACGAAGCCCAGGCCAAAAACACCGCCCAGGATACAAGGGAAGCCATCCGCCTGCAGGCCAGGCAGCTTTGCCTGGCGGTGCTGAACCTGGAGCAGCAGCACCAGGCCCTGGCAGAAAAAGAAAAGCAGGCCGCCGAAGGGCTGCGGGTATACCGAACCCTCTGGCAAGTGGGCATGAAAACCAAAGACGAAGTGGATGAAATGTCCCTCAACCTGGCCCAGGTGCAGCAGGCCAAAACCGAAGTGGCGGCTGCCCACACCAACCTGCTGGAAACCCTGCAGCGCCTCACCGGCGAGCTGAGCGGCAAAATTTAAACCGGACGCAACAAAAAACACCCTTAGGCCGTCTTTTACCATAAAGAAAAGACGGTTATTTTTTACAGGGAGTGATTGCCATTTCTTACCTGCGCCAAACTGTTACCGGCATGGCGGCCTGCCTTTTGCTGGCGGCCCATTTGCTGCTGCCCGGCGTTGCCGGGGCGGCCAGCAAAAACAATTTAGATAAAATAAAAATTATTGACAGCGACTACCAGGGTGCCCTGGGCACCCTCACCGTCAGGGAAGAACAAAGCGGTGATTTTGCGGCCGGCGAGAGCTTTACCTTAAGCCTGCCCGATAATGCCGACTGGGACGAAGAAACCCTGCGGGTGCTGCTGGACGGCCGGGATATTACCAGCAACCACACCGTCATTGAGGGCAACCGGCTAACCATCGACTTTTACGACCTGGACGGCCTGGAAGCCCTCAACACCCTGACGGTGCGGCTGGGTGTAATAGGCTTCGACCTGCAGGGTGAGTTGCGCCTCACCATCGAAGCCAACCAGGCCGGCGTAACCCCCGGCACCCTTACGGTGGCCCGTATCGGCGGCGGCCAGGCCATCCTGCAGGTGAGTGACCCCGTGGCCCAGATTGCCGAGCAGGGTTACGGCGCCACCCTGACCGTCGCCGAAAGTGCCGCCGGCTGCCTGGCGGGCAGCACGCAGCAATTCAAGCTGACCCTGCCGCCCGGTTTTCGCTGGGGTGACATGCGGCAGCAAGACAGCTTTGGCCAGCCCCTGGTCAGCCTGCAGGGCGGTTTTGCCGCGGCGGCGGACCACCTGCAAATTGACACCGACGGCCCCCGCACCCTGCTGATTACCTTTACCGTGCCGGCCGGGCAGGGCCGCCGGGGTGAGCTGGTGATCAAACCGCTGCTGGAAGTTGAACCCGGCGCGCCGCCCGGGCCGGTGGAAGTTATTATCAAAGGCACTGCCCTGGATAAAACCGAACAGGTTATAGCCGAATACAACAGCGACGGCCTGCAGCTGCTGGCCGAGCCGCCGGCCCAACTGGTGGCGGGACAGGACAACCGGGCAGAGCCCCTTCAACTGACTGTCCGGGAACAGGGCAGCGGCCTGTTGCTGCCCGGCCGCCCCTACCGCCTGCAGCTGCCGGCGGGGGTAGAACTGCTGGAGGTTGTCAAATTTGAGCCGGACGACTACTGCGGCGGCCTGCTGCAGCAGTGGGACAGCCACGGCCTCAGCTTCCGGCTGGCGCAGGCCAGCCAGGAAGAGCCGGCGGTCATCCGCTTGCACCTGGTGCTGCGGCCGGATGAGCGGTTTAGCGGCCCCCTTACGGCTGTCTTGAGCGGCGGCAACCTGCAAACCGAGGCGGTTATTGGTCAGGTGGCGCCCCCGGTGGCGGCTGCGGCGGCCGGCAGTATGCTGCAGCCGGGCCGGCGCGGCCAGAGCTTGCCCGCTGTCACCTTGCATGAGGGCAAGGCCGGCACCCTGGCCGCCGGCGACGAAATCTGGCTTGAACTGCCCGCCGGCGTTGCCTGGCAGGTACCGCCCCAGGTCAGCGTACCGGTGGGCGACCTGCGCCTGGCCGGCAGCAGCGCCGAAGACAACCTGCTGGTTATTACCGTCAAAGAAGCCGGCGATAAAACACCGGCCCAAATCCAGGTGGCCAACATCCTGCTGGACATCGATAACAGCGTGCCCGAAGGCCCCTTGGAAGCGCAGTTAAAGCTAAAAACCAACCAACCGGTTATGGCCGCCCGGGCTGCCGGCGGTGATGAAGCGGCGACAGTCAAACTGGCCCGGGTTATCCTGGGCTGGCTGGTACCCGCCCGGCCGGTTACCTTTTATCTGGAACAAATAAAGCGGTTGACTTGGGTATTCTGAACAAGTATGTTAAACTGAACAGCAAGAAAGCTGTTTGGGAAGAAGTAGACGAAAACACCTACGCTGCTGTTTTCAGCGACTTGAGGTACAACGTAACTTACAGCTTAACCGAGTCCTACTCTAAGCTGGCCTTCGACGCCAAGCAAGTGCCCAGCAAAGAGCGCAAAATGAAGTGGACTCAAGTTGTGGCCAAAGATGTTGTGGTAACTGCCGATAAGGCAACTGTCAGCGTAGAAGCCGGCAAAACTGAACTCGTTACCCTGACCGCCAAGAAGGGTACTGCCGTAGTAGATGGTGTTTCCTACACCGCAACCTCCTCTGACAACGCAATTGCCACCGCTGCCGTAGAAGGCAATGTAGTAACCATCACCGCCGTAAAAGCCGGCACCGCTAACATCACCGTTAAAGGCAGCAAAACCGGCGAAACCGTAAAGGATGCCACCATTGCGGTGACTGTAACGGCACCCCAGCAGCTGGTTGTTGAGAGTGCGGTTGCCGTTAATACAAAGCAAGTTAAAGTAACCTTTAATGCAGAAATCGGCGCTGTGCTGGCTAACAATTTCAGCCTTTACGAAAAAGGCAATGAATATGCCATTAAAGTTATCGATAAAGTAGCAGTTAGCGAAAAGGCTGCGGTTATCACCTTATTAGACGCGCTGGAAGCTAATAAAGAATACGTTGTTAAATGCACCGCCGTTCCCGCTAAAGAAGAAAACGTATTGCCTTTAGAAGCAGGCGAAGCCGAATTTAAATACCTCGAGCAGCAGCCGGCCTCCATTGCTTTCACCAAAACCGTTTATGCTACTGGTGAAGAATTGGCCTATGTAATTAAAGACGAAGCAGGCAACGACATTACCGCCAACTTTGCTAAAGGTGATCTTACATTAGAAAGCTCGGATTCAACCGTTGTTGATACTGCAACATTTGTTGCAAGTAATAGCAATGATAGTCCTGCCTACGCCGTTGTCAACCTGAAAATTAAGGACACAGAAATTCAAACCGGCAACGTAATTATTACCGTTAAGAAAACCTTGGAAGAACTGGCTGCCATCGGCCGGTGGACACTGGATAATGTAAGCAATCCTAACTTTGATAAGCCTGTAACCTCCCTGTTCCTCTCTGATACTGGCTACAAACTTAAAGCAGAGGCATTAAACCAGGATGGCAAAGAATTAACTACTGACGTTGCTACTACATTCACCTACAGATCCACCACTCCCACCGTGGCTGTCATTGATGAAGTAACAGGTGATGTTACACCCGTATCTGTAGGCAACGCTACTTTTGTAATTACCGCCAAGGCTGGCAGCAAGCAGGTAAGCAAGGCTGTTACCGTACAGGTTAAAGCCGATCCGGTGGCCACCGCCCTGCGGTTGGATAAAACCTCGGTAACCCTGGTTAAACTTTCTGATATTCCTGCCAAAGTCAAGGTAGAATTGCTGGATCAGTACGGCAGTGTGATGGAGAGCGTTGATGCATCTTTGTCAGCGGAAATTAATAAGACTGATGTTATTGGTGCGAACGATTTAACTGGTATTTCCCTTACTGATGGCGTTGCTGAAATCACACTTAATCCCGGCGCTGGTGATCCCACCACTGCTGTAGTTACCGTAACCTACGAAGAAGGTACCACCAAACTGACCAAAACCTTCAACGTAGCTCTGGTTGAAAAAGCTGCCTTTGCCGGCTATGCTGCCGTAGTAGAAACCACCAAGCTGGATAAAAACGGTGATGATGAAGATAGAGCTCAAGGACCCAAGGAAGTTACTGTAGCTGTTTACGAAAAAGACATTAACGGCAACTACATTAAAGAAGTCACAACCTTCACCGTAAGCGACGAGTTCACTAGTGATGGTGCTGTAAGTGTTAGTGACAAAACAGTAACTGCAGCTAACAAAGGTACTGAGAAGGTGTATGTAAAGGTTAACGATCTTACCATAGCTACCTTTACCTTTACAGTTGTTGATTCTACCCCGGCCTTAACCACCGTAACCCAACTGAAAAACGCCATCAGTGTTAAAACAACAGATGAGCTTGACAAAGTGCTCTTTGGTACTGATGTAAATGGCGGCATCTTCGTGGGCTACGACCAGTACG is a window of Desulforamulus hydrothermalis Lam5 = DSM 18033 DNA encoding:
- the spoIID gene encoding stage II sporulation protein D; the encoded protein is MRKLLLALLALALLAYLWPPRQPGSQIESRGTQVRLYNHATGAIQTMPLEEYLVGVVAAEMPAAFPLEALKAQAVAARTYIMLRLSPGGVQNSRHPGADVSSDPKEGQAWLDREAMQKRWGKVKFLEYYYKIRWAVASTEGQVIIYRSRLIFPAFHAACGGHTENAEEVWVAAAPYLKGVPCAYCRDYPVVSQAAFTLAELDQKLNTNLSVLPAATLPGQAMAVTAQTSTGRPKEIRLGSKTYPATLLREMLQLRSTNLTWQAAGDKITFTTRGYGHGVGLCQNGAKGMARQGKSYQEILKHYYSGVEITTLK
- a CDS encoding TolC family protein, producing the protein MQTRLIALLAGLALLCCQALPALAAVPERPALSLQQALQQALANSPAVSNTAMELEKADITRDDLQWNLNGVRYGYNIPEETERSVYKAYFSADLNYRLTEKKLENEKKQLKIDVHKAYNDVLLAEQQLAVAKQNLAVVLQRHSHTYARYQVGMATQADILKADADLKAAQAGLEEKTNNLSKAYSALNKLMGRPQDERPLLTDTIGFQPVGQLDVDTTVLKAVNNSYEVWSVAEAAKTYQYLKYYEKYYDIGDYNEAQAKNTAQDTREAIRLQARQLCLAVLNLEQQHQALAEKEKQAAEGLRVYRTLWQVGMKTKDEVDEMSLNLAQVQQAKTEVAAAHTNLLETLQRLTGELSGKI
- a CDS encoding copper amine oxidase N-terminal domain-containing protein; amino-acid sequence: MKKTRKVVSTLVAMSLVGGILLPAAGPAFAYSKNSVSKVISIQNDNEYHQIGNITIREDKDYNNDFQPGDVFVLTLPSGVEFDRDSEINAIWKNDTENGTVDIRYITDSKIEVTMPSTVEDGKNDQIILQNVRIKAKSSVNGDIKIKIDGKDSAVTSQELLIARAFDGDAVVTVDEVETIGESGKGGTITIEEAAVGSMNDDNEQEITIKLPSKFDWDEAEMVDNADENIKFLGGFDGINPTNVSIEGRTLKIKFDSADRGRDDLRGYIEIDPYIVADNDAKYGDVEVTVDGDNVDSTDVVIAKYADFGVEASVKKVEEFIAGRMDEETEEITLEENVKNTLVAGRKLTLTLPTWVKVTEVNFTKGDDYVEVSEIDDNEVTLKVTNEELDDTKEIKFKLTMSIEANKSGDIEMAIGGKAGAEGKLVVAKAVAPVTIEAAKSPVKVGVKSQAIGDIVITETKAGAIADENDYDDSDGKTELRVKLTDGVEWNDYKVEVIEGNLELDDDNIDTADGDDSVLIIPIKNESSKASKIKISGITVDLTRNIPEGEVKAEVKGSAIVHNDKAMIGYDEDGGDSSLDKGEFNTSTAAKAVAAVVVTPAPEAGTAMFEIGSSIYTAGGVTKVMDAAPYIKNGRTYVPVRYLAYALGVSENDVAYENGVVTLKKGNDTIKLTIGSTTLLKNDAATTMDVAPEVTNGRTMLPARFVAEALGANVGYANGKVVISY
- a CDS encoding M23 family metallopeptidase, with the protein product MWPFDNNLRNRLRNQDLVNKYRQWLKKWFFKGNKVNPFTLLGVMLAAFLIGGGIYAWQAGPARPVVQPPTPVNQVINQDNGTAAGRSTPPAAAPAGPAAGQPAATPPAPSEPAVNPADMVKPVLGHALTGVGMNYSEVYRDYRYHTGVALAADPGSEVKAALPGTVTLVVSGDNNTKTVTVNHGNGWQTAYSGLAEVRVKAGQQLAPNQVIGTLGRHSQANGLRENHLYFKVTCNGRPVDPNIYWK
- a CDS encoding rod shape-determining protein; the encoded protein is MFGLSSDIGIDLGTASVLVYVKGKGIVLREPSVVAINKDTGRIIAVGEEARRMLGRTPGNIVATRPLREGVIADYDVTEKMLRYFIIKAVGKSWFFRPRVMVCIPSGVTGVEERAVRQAAISAGARSAHLIEEPLAAALGAGIDISEPSGSMVVDIGGGTSDVAVLSLGGIVCSRSIRVGGDKFDEAIVRYIRKEFSLMIGERTGEEIKVEIATAFPQKTPERVTQIRGRDLVTGLPKAVTVSSHQIYHAIAEPLEAVVGAVKEVLEMTPPELAADIVNKGIVMTGGGSLLHGLDRLLSEETGLPVYVADDAISCVAQGTGKALAMMNVLPKPKSSKLFKKVVG
- the spoIIID gene encoding sporulation transcriptional regulator SpoIIID, giving the protein MQDYIQKRVLDICAYILETRATVRKAAQVFQVSKSTVHKDMTERLPSLNKHLAQEIKAILDENKAERHLRGGEATRRKYKEIG
- a CDS encoding stalk domain-containing protein gives rise to the protein MHVKKTWLLLLILLCLATPALAATPVEVNGHTALLDTVSQQGRLLMPLRATSELLGAKVTYLADANTAYIEKQGTVLQIRFGDAMAWLNGKIVSTGVPPLVQQGKAYLPLRFIAECLNYQVTYAGGKVSLQPLPLAKIHFIDVGTGDAILIQLLNDQNILIDAGPTKGGGGTVTAYLRQQGVKQITLLVATTPRDEHMGGLAAVLRSFPVKQAIDSGGASHESFYTSFKEELAKRGVPLAGADGQVYELSGVTFTVHSRQADLFRQSAAARSLVASLKVGGQTFLFMSDRTGQNELAEVPPGPVTLLKAADHGSINSSSQELLQKTRPRAVVVTTDYTQPGYPHGPVLQRIQQSGAALYTSGSHGHIVVATDGQTYRVTTQQPGPALIPDELTHGLHLPGNAEYGKYLGDRRSGLYHHPNCEEAKAIPEQYRAWFTDKLHAQLNGYRPDDLCNPD